One segment of Nitrospirota bacterium DNA contains the following:
- a CDS encoding XrtA system polysaccharide deacetylase, whose product MNSIDQTPGKPVTNFLSIDVEDYFMVSAFADSIKFEDWGAFESRIERNTRRILELLGAQGVTATFFVLGWVGKQFPGVVREIHAAGHEIACHGYNHRLVYDQTPLEFREDIRKAKRILEDITGTGVAGYRAASFSVIKETLWALEVLIEEGFTYDSSIFPVHHDRYGMPEAGRFPHRITTGSGPITEFPPSTYKLFSQNIPIGGGGYLRLFPLALTMRAITAINEQEKEPAVLYLHPWEIDADQPRMNGRLLSKLRHYINLRSTMPKLITLLNEFDFQELSASHLHHGFPSASGFARAGVDRETI is encoded by the coding sequence ATGAACAGCATTGACCAGACGCCGGGGAAGCCGGTCACGAACTTCCTGTCCATAGACGTGGAAGATTACTTCATGGTGTCCGCATTCGCCGACAGCATCAAGTTCGAGGATTGGGGAGCCTTTGAAAGCCGCATCGAACGCAATACGCGCAGGATCCTCGAACTGCTCGGTGCCCAGGGAGTAACGGCGACCTTTTTTGTGCTCGGCTGGGTCGGAAAACAATTCCCTGGCGTGGTCCGGGAGATCCATGCTGCAGGGCACGAAATTGCGTGTCATGGCTATAATCACCGACTCGTCTATGATCAAACCCCGCTCGAATTCAGGGAAGATATCCGTAAGGCCAAGCGGATCCTGGAGGACATCACGGGAACCGGGGTCGCAGGATACAGGGCCGCGAGCTTTTCTGTGATCAAAGAAACCCTCTGGGCGCTGGAGGTTTTGATCGAAGAGGGGTTCACCTACGACTCGAGCATATTTCCCGTCCATCATGACCGGTACGGCATGCCGGAAGCGGGCCGTTTCCCGCATCGCATCACGACCGGCAGCGGGCCCATCACGGAGTTCCCGCCGTCAACCTATAAGCTCTTCAGCCAGAACATACCCATAGGCGGCGGAGGTTATTTGCGGCTGTTTCCGCTGGCACTCACCATGAGGGCCATTACCGCGATAAACGAGCAGGAGAAAGAACCCGCAGTACTCTACCTGCATCCCTGGGAGATTGATGCCGACCAGCCGCGTATGAACGGGCGGCTGTTGTCAAAGCTGAGGCATTATATCAATCTCCGCAGCACCATGCCGAAGCTTATCACCCTGCTGAATGAATTCGACTTTCAGGAGCTTTCGGCTTCTCATCTGCACCATGGCTTCCCCAGCGCCTCAGGATTCGCCCGGGCAGGCGTCGACCGCGAAACGATATGA
- a CDS encoding FemAB family XrtA/PEP-CTERM system-associated protein, translating into MTIELLKNEDRGLWDEYVRKSAFSACYHLTAWKDVIEGSFGQKTYYLVSKTQGQVTGILPLVHLKSFLFGNFMVSLPYFNYGGICADSREIHEELLNKAVEIALAGKASHIELRQGPDSSSNLPARTEKVSMRLQLPKDRAELWNSFSAKLRSQVRRPEKEGMYAEVGKEEQLESFYDVFSTNMRDLGTPVYSKDFFRNILSTFAGTAWICTVYTKFGDPAASGFLLGFKDTMEIPWASSLRSYNHYSPNMLLYWSVLTFAAEKGYGIFDFGRSTRGVGTYRFKEQWGAIPVQLHWNYWMRNGGPLPELNPHNPKYRTAIQVWKNLPVMVTRILGPGIVKNLP; encoded by the coding sequence ATGACCATCGAATTGTTGAAGAATGAAGACCGGGGTCTCTGGGACGAATATGTCAGGAAGTCGGCCTTCTCCGCCTGTTATCATCTGACCGCCTGGAAGGATGTCATTGAAGGGAGTTTCGGACAGAAGACATACTATCTGGTATCGAAAACGCAGGGACAGGTGACCGGCATTCTCCCCCTGGTCCATCTCAAGAGCTTTCTATTCGGTAATTTCATGGTATCCCTGCCGTATTTCAATTACGGGGGGATCTGCGCCGACAGCAGGGAAATCCATGAGGAACTGCTGAACAAGGCCGTTGAAATCGCTCTTGCCGGGAAGGCCAGCCACATCGAATTGAGGCAGGGGCCTGACTCCAGCAGTAATTTGCCGGCAAGGACGGAAAAAGTGTCAATGAGGCTGCAACTGCCGAAAGACCGGGCTGAGCTCTGGAACTCATTTTCTGCGAAGCTCCGAAGCCAGGTGAGGAGACCCGAAAAGGAAGGGATGTACGCAGAGGTCGGAAAAGAAGAGCAACTGGAGAGCTTCTACGATGTTTTTTCCACCAATATGCGGGACCTCGGCACGCCGGTCTATTCGAAGGACTTCTTTCGCAATATCCTGTCAACGTTCGCGGGAACCGCATGGATATGCACGGTCTACACAAAGTTCGGAGACCCCGCGGCTTCCGGATTTCTCCTCGGCTTCAAGGATACCATGGAGATCCCCTGGGCATCCTCATTGAGGAGCTACAACCATTACAGCCCGAACATGCTGCTCTATTGGTCTGTCCTTACTTTTGCCGCCGAGAAGGGTTACGGCATTTTTGATTTTGGCCGGTCGACACGGGGCGTCGGTACCTACCGGTTCAAGGAACAGTGGGGAGCTATTCCTGTTCAACTGCATTGGAATTACTGGATGAGGAACGGCGGACCGCTGCCCGAGCTCAATCCTCATAATCCGAAATACCGGACGGCGATACAGGTCTGGAAGAACCTGCCCGTGATGGTAACGAGGATCCTCGGACCGGGGATAGTGAAGAACCTGCCGTGA
- a CDS encoding DegT/DnrJ/EryC1/StrS family aminotransferase, with product MKTKGQIASLMQIRRTLPPAAAPIAITDLLHGLAGVFFGARYLRRLERDVREYFGTRHVFFVSSGKAALTVILRALKSVSPGKGRVLIPAYTCYSVPSAIVKAGLQVSLCDIDPVTLDFNSRLLDDAITEDTLCVIPDHLFGVPADLDRITGLCKRKGVFVVEDAAQAMGGTYQGRPLGTIGDVGFFSLGRGKNITCGSGGIIVTESKVIAAAIRKEYSLLKEPGMSQLIREFVKAALLGIFIHPSLYWLPSGLPHLRLGETIFYRDFPMKKLTGMHAGLLRGFRERLQAANGIRKENAAWFRNELKLPQVQDGSLPYLRLPLVVKNREMREKILSLSREKGLGISPLYPAPIHEIAEIRCQFNGQDYPVAKEIAESLITLPTHHLLSTKDKERICRHLSGQVEAFSFQRAIA from the coding sequence ATGAAAACGAAAGGACAGATTGCTTCCCTCATGCAGATACGGCGTACACTACCCCCTGCCGCGGCACCGATCGCGATAACAGACCTCCTTCACGGTCTGGCAGGCGTCTTTTTCGGCGCTCGGTATCTTCGGAGGCTGGAGAGGGATGTCAGGGAATACTTCGGCACCAGGCATGTCTTCTTCGTCTCCTCCGGGAAGGCTGCGCTGACCGTGATCCTGAGAGCGCTGAAATCCGTTTCTCCCGGGAAGGGCAGGGTGCTCATCCCTGCTTACACCTGCTATTCCGTTCCCTCGGCGATCGTGAAGGCAGGTTTGCAGGTCTCGCTCTGCGACATCGACCCCGTCACGCTCGACTTCAACAGCAGACTCCTTGATGACGCCATTACGGAAGATACCCTCTGTGTCATCCCCGACCATCTCTTCGGTGTTCCGGCGGATCTCGACAGGATAACCGGTCTCTGTAAAAGAAAAGGGGTCTTTGTCGTGGAGGACGCCGCCCAGGCAATGGGCGGGACCTACCAAGGCAGGCCGCTCGGGACCATCGGCGATGTGGGGTTCTTCAGCCTGGGCAGGGGCAAGAACATCACGTGCGGGTCCGGCGGGATCATCGTCACGGAATCCAAGGTCATCGCGGCCGCGATCAGGAAGGAATACTCTCTCCTGAAAGAGCCCGGCATGTCCCAGCTGATCAGGGAATTCGTCAAGGCTGCCCTGCTTGGCATTTTCATCCATCCATCCCTCTACTGGCTCCCCTCGGGGCTGCCTCATCTCAGGCTCGGGGAGACGATATTTTACAGGGATTTCCCGATGAAGAAGCTCACCGGAATGCACGCAGGCCTTCTGAGGGGATTCCGGGAACGGCTTCAAGCGGCAAACGGGATACGGAAAGAGAATGCTGCCTGGTTTCGGAACGAACTGAAGCTTCCGCAGGTCCAGGACGGAAGCCTTCCGTATCTCAGGCTTCCCCTGGTTGTAAAGAACAGGGAGATGCGGGAGAAGATCCTTTCGCTCTCGCGGGAAAAGGGCCTCGGCATAAGCCCTCTGTACCCCGCGCCGATACACGAGATCGCGGAGATCCGCTGCCAGTTCAACGGACAAGATTACCCCGTCGCGAAAGAGATCGCCGAAAGTCTTATCACCCTGCCGACCCACCACCTTCTTTCGACGAAGGACAAAGAGAGGATCTGCCGGCATCTGAGCGGACAGGTTGAAGCCTTCAGCTTTCAGCGGGCGATCGCCTGA
- a CDS encoding ABC transporter permease — MDRSSRVILSRPGIFQLDLGEVWRFRELLYFMAWRDIIVRYKQTAIGVGWAVIQPLITMIMFTLIFGVMARIPSDGVPYPVFAFAGLLPWTFFSQVLARGGNSVVGSANLVTKIYFPRLLLPLAATAAPAVDFLLSFLMLLVLMAWFHVAPTWHLLALPLFMGLAFMTAMATTLWLSSLNVRYRDVGYVIPFMSQVWMYASPVVYPVSVIPEKWRPLYSLNPMVGVIEGFRWALLGKGTPDFMVIAVSSSVVLALLMGGIVYFKRMEQTFADII; from the coding sequence ATGGACAGAAGTTCAAGGGTGATCCTTTCCCGCCCGGGGATATTCCAGCTCGACCTAGGCGAGGTCTGGCGCTTCAGGGAGCTGCTCTACTTCATGGCCTGGCGGGACATCATCGTTCGCTACAAGCAGACGGCGATCGGAGTCGGCTGGGCCGTGATCCAGCCGCTGATCACCATGATCATGTTCACCCTGATCTTTGGAGTCATGGCGAGGATCCCTTCCGACGGGGTGCCCTATCCGGTCTTTGCGTTCGCCGGCCTGCTTCCCTGGACGTTCTTTTCGCAGGTCCTTGCACGGGGCGGGAACAGCGTGGTGGGCAGCGCCAACCTGGTCACTAAAATTTATTTCCCGCGGCTGCTGCTCCCCCTCGCGGCCACGGCCGCACCCGCAGTGGATTTCCTTCTTTCGTTCCTGATGCTGCTGGTCCTGATGGCCTGGTTTCACGTCGCGCCCACGTGGCATCTCCTGGCGCTGCCGCTCTTTATGGGCCTGGCCTTCATGACGGCCATGGCAACGACGCTTTGGCTCTCTTCCCTCAATGTGAGGTACCGGGACGTAGGCTATGTCATACCCTTCATGAGCCAGGTCTGGATGTACGCCTCGCCCGTCGTATACCCCGTCAGCGTCATCCCGGAGAAATGGCGCCCGCTCTACAGCCTGAACCCCATGGTAGGGGTGATCGAGGGCTTTCGCTGGGCGCTGCTCGGGAAGGGAACTCCGGATTTCATGGTGATCGCGGTCAGCTCATCGGTGGTACTGGCGCTGCTGATGGGCGGGATCGTTTACTTCAAGCGGATGGAGCAGACCTTCGCAGACATTATTTGA
- a CDS encoding ABC transporter ATP-binding protein, whose protein sequence is MSDITIRAENLSKRYMIAAARYRYDSLREQVASGVKSLFSKAGRPRPDENAFWALKDVSCEVRQGEIVGIIGRNGAGKSTLLKILSRITVPTSGRAEIFGRVGSLLEVGTGFHPELTGRENIYLSGAVIGMKKDEIRRHFDSIVDFSEVEKFLEVPVKRYSSGMYVRLAFAVAAHLEPEILLVDEVLSVGDAAFQKKCLAKIGDAAKGGRTVLFISHNMVAVNSLCGRVLWVDGGRIVEDGPPAQVVARYLARTGNGQGQSEEVWDDIHEAPGNDLVRIHRVRVRRQDDRQSDPLTMQTPFVVEVEYWNLIADAHLHITLHLYTSEGILAFTTGSLNDRSPMPAGLFRSVCHFPNDLLNSGSHRFVVLVVKDTSNVIYSHESGVSFDILDLRQRQGTYYGREPGVVQPVLRWSTEYLGEDEGIRTLCREHQEA, encoded by the coding sequence ATGAGCGATATCACGATTCGAGCCGAAAACCTGTCCAAGCGGTATATGATCGCGGCGGCCAGATACCGTTACGACAGCCTTCGCGAACAGGTCGCGAGCGGTGTGAAATCCCTGTTCTCGAAGGCCGGACGGCCCCGTCCGGATGAGAATGCGTTCTGGGCGCTCAAAGACGTTTCCTGCGAGGTCAGGCAGGGCGAGATCGTCGGAATCATCGGCCGGAACGGAGCGGGGAAGAGCACCCTGCTCAAGATACTTTCCCGGATCACGGTCCCCACTTCCGGACGGGCCGAGATCTTCGGACGGGTCGGCTCCCTGCTGGAAGTGGGCACCGGCTTTCACCCGGAGCTGACCGGCAGGGAAAACATCTACCTGAGCGGCGCCGTCATCGGCATGAAGAAGGACGAGATCCGCCGGCACTTCGATTCCATCGTCGATTTTTCCGAGGTCGAAAAATTTCTGGAAGTGCCCGTGAAGCGCTATTCCAGCGGCATGTACGTGCGCCTGGCCTTTGCCGTGGCGGCTCATCTCGAGCCCGAGATCCTCCTCGTGGACGAGGTATTGTCCGTCGGTGATGCCGCCTTCCAGAAAAAGTGCCTGGCGAAGATCGGCGATGCGGCAAAAGGAGGGCGGACGGTCCTCTTTATCAGCCACAATATGGTCGCCGTCAACAGCCTGTGCGGCCGGGTGTTATGGGTGGACGGAGGAAGGATCGTGGAGGACGGTCCGCCGGCGCAGGTCGTGGCGCGGTACCTTGCGAGGACCGGGAATGGTCAGGGTCAGTCCGAAGAGGTATGGGATGACATCCATGAGGCGCCGGGCAACGATCTGGTGCGGATCCACCGGGTGCGCGTGCGCCGTCAGGACGACCGCCAGTCAGACCCCCTTACCATGCAGACGCCGTTCGTTGTGGAAGTTGAATACTGGAATTTGATTGCCGATGCTCACTTGCACATCACCTTGCATCTGTATACCTCCGAAGGAATACTTGCGTTTACCACAGGCAGCTTGAATGACCGTAGTCCCATGCCGGCGGGACTCTTTCGCAGCGTATGCCATTTTCCCAATGACCTGTTGAACAGCGGTTCCCATCGCTTTGTGGTGCTGGTAGTCAAGGACACGAGCAATGTGATCTACAGCCATGAGAGCGGCGTGTCCTTCGACATCCTTGACCTGCGACAGAGACAGGGCACCTATTACGGCAGGGAGCCGGGCGTTGTCCAGCCCGTGCTGCGATGGTCAACGGAATACCTTGGTGAAGATGAAGGGATCAGGACCCTGTGCCGGGAACACCAGGAGGCGTGA
- a CDS encoding acetyltransferase, whose translation MEKVKVIVFGNSVFAEHIYALLTHDSPYEVAAFTVDRKYLREDTMFGLPVVPFETVESAFPPSEYRMSVPLSFQRVNRLREEKYVQAKAKGYRLITHLSSTATSYPGLVIGDNCIVMEKAIIGPFAEIGNNVIVASGAIIGHHAVLQDHCFIAPGAVLLGGVTVEKYSFIGANATVNQEVTVAGECLIGSGVSITRDTREKGVYLNPPPELHPKRSDELRTWMMWPVRARRTSPGFEPR comes from the coding sequence ATGGAAAAGGTCAAGGTCATTGTTTTCGGGAACAGCGTGTTTGCCGAGCATATCTACGCTCTCCTGACCCATGACTCCCCCTACGAAGTGGCCGCATTTACCGTCGACCGTAAATACCTGCGGGAAGATACGATGTTCGGCCTGCCCGTCGTCCCCTTCGAGACCGTTGAATCCGCTTTTCCTCCCTCGGAGTACCGGATGAGCGTTCCCCTCAGTTTTCAACGGGTGAACAGGCTGAGAGAGGAAAAGTACGTGCAGGCGAAAGCCAAGGGATACCGGCTGATCACTCATCTCAGTTCCACGGCCACGTCGTACCCGGGTCTCGTTATCGGCGACAATTGCATTGTCATGGAAAAAGCCATCATCGGCCCCTTTGCCGAGATCGGCAATAATGTGATTGTTGCATCCGGCGCGATCATCGGACACCATGCGGTATTACAGGATCACTGCTTCATCGCTCCCGGAGCTGTTCTGCTGGGGGGCGTTACGGTGGAAAAATACAGCTTCATCGGAGCGAACGCGACCGTGAATCAGGAAGTCACGGTGGCCGGCGAGTGCCTCATTGGAAGCGGCGTATCGATCACCAGAGATACCCGTGAAAAAGGGGTGTATCTGAATCCCCCGCCCGAGCTGCATCCGAAGCGGAGCGATGAGCTGAGGACATGGATGATGTGGCCGGTGCGGGCGCGCAGAACATCGCCGGGGTTCGAGCCCCGGTAA
- a CDS encoding GNAT family N-acetyltransferase, translating into MTRDDNIKSVGEPSPLQHQDQPALHAPAAPVTARIRNMARADLDRVGEILFNAYTANASKRGYAPRMQNAQEGTSWAWAMLRHAPADILIAEVEDRAVGICCLNPRGEQGGVGPVAVDPSFQGQGIGRLLMNALLARAEGLKSVRLFQEAFNPASFSLYYSLDFAPVADMLDLVLSAGIRTGTGADGTINEGTANDLDAVAAYDAPRSKLARRSDLAFYVKWGKILVYRQGAQILGFLACLPGARFVQLGPLVAEGEEVARRLFEHAAAVFSGRPCQTRVMARDTLLVRALQASGFKLYCLNILMVRGSWRPGPSIESFGGFPEGV; encoded by the coding sequence ATGACCAGGGATGACAACATAAAATCGGTCGGAGAGCCTTCTCCGCTGCAGCATCAGGATCAGCCTGCGCTCCATGCCCCGGCGGCCCCGGTGACGGCCCGGATACGGAACATGGCACGAGCGGACCTGGACCGGGTCGGGGAAATTCTTTTCAATGCGTACACGGCAAACGCATCGAAGCGTGGCTACGCCCCGAGAATGCAGAACGCCCAGGAAGGAACGTCCTGGGCCTGGGCCATGCTCCGTCACGCGCCGGCTGACATCCTGATCGCCGAGGTCGAGGACCGGGCGGTGGGCATCTGTTGTCTCAATCCAAGGGGCGAGCAGGGAGGCGTCGGGCCCGTTGCCGTTGATCCCTCATTCCAGGGACAGGGGATCGGACGACTGTTGATGAACGCTCTTCTCGCGAGGGCGGAAGGCCTCAAGAGCGTACGACTCTTCCAGGAAGCATTCAATCCTGCATCCTTCTCTCTGTACTATTCCCTCGATTTCGCGCCGGTTGCAGACATGCTGGACCTTGTTCTGAGCGCCGGCATACGAACGGGAACGGGTGCGGACGGCACGATCAATGAAGGAACAGCGAACGATCTCGATGCGGTCGCGGCCTACGACGCTCCCAGGAGCAAATTGGCCCGCCGGTCAGACCTTGCATTTTATGTCAAGTGGGGCAAGATCCTTGTTTATCGGCAAGGAGCGCAGATCCTCGGATTTCTGGCGTGCCTTCCGGGCGCACGCTTTGTGCAGCTTGGCCCGCTGGTCGCCGAGGGAGAAGAGGTGGCCCGGCGCCTCTTTGAGCATGCAGCAGCGGTCTTCAGCGGGCGGCCGTGTCAGACGCGCGTCATGGCCAGGGATACTCTGCTGGTCAGGGCCCTCCAGGCATCGGGTTTCAAGCTCTATTGCCTCAATATCCTGATGGTGAGGGGATCATGGCGGCCGGGGCCCTCCATTGAATCCTTTGGAGGCTTTCCCGAAGGCGTGTAG
- a CDS encoding phosphopantetheine-binding protein: protein MTTSANIEKFLLSEIAGDLGKKSLDPDEDLLEQRIIDSMGILKLVVFLEKSHGIKVQDEDVVPENFQSLNSMVRFVEQKMQSK, encoded by the coding sequence ATGACGACGTCAGCCAACATAGAAAAGTTCCTTCTTTCGGAAATTGCCGGTGATCTCGGCAAGAAGTCGCTGGACCCTGATGAGGATCTGCTCGAACAAAGAATCATCGATTCCATGGGGATCCTGAAGCTGGTGGTATTTCTGGAAAAAAGCCACGGCATCAAGGTGCAGGACGAGGATGTGGTCCCCGAGAATTTTCAAAGTTTGAACAGCATGGTCAGGTTTGTCGAACAGAAGATGCAGAGCAAGTAG
- a CDS encoding acyl-CoA dehydrogenase family protein — MDFEFSEEQLEFKKSAIDFAQKSLNDDVIERDRGGIFSRDLWKKCADFGIQGSAFPEQYGGLNTDIFSTMLLMEGLGYGCKDSGLLFAINGQMWTVQMPILRFGTDAQKEKYLPRLCSGELIGGNGVSEPNAGSDAFSMTTTAKLEGDHYVLNGTKTFCTSAPVSDLFVVFATVDKRKGFMGVTAFLIEKDFPGFRVGRDIEKMGLRTVPMAELILEDCKVPVENRLGREGNGAAIFEDTVEWERGCIMASLLGGMERQLEQCIKYSKERKQFGKSIAKYQAIANKIVDMKVRMETARLLLYKVAWMKQARGKAAMEAAIAKLYLSEAWVQSCLDAVQIHGGYGYATEYEVERDLRDAVGGTLYSGTSEIQKNIIARYLGL; from the coding sequence GTGGATTTCGAATTCAGTGAAGAACAGCTGGAGTTCAAAAAAAGCGCAATCGATTTTGCTCAAAAGTCGCTGAACGACGATGTCATTGAAAGAGACCGCGGCGGCATCTTCTCCCGTGATCTCTGGAAAAAGTGCGCGGATTTCGGCATCCAGGGCTCCGCGTTCCCCGAGCAGTACGGGGGACTGAACACCGACATTTTCAGCACCATGCTCCTGATGGAAGGACTGGGGTACGGGTGCAAGGACAGCGGCCTGCTCTTCGCGATCAACGGTCAGATGTGGACCGTACAGATGCCGATCCTGAGGTTCGGCACGGATGCACAAAAAGAAAAATATCTTCCCCGGCTCTGCAGCGGCGAACTGATCGGGGGGAACGGCGTGTCGGAGCCGAACGCGGGCTCCGATGCCTTCAGCATGACGACCACGGCAAAGCTGGAAGGCGATCATTATGTCCTGAACGGCACGAAGACCTTCTGCACCTCGGCGCCGGTTTCCGATCTGTTCGTGGTGTTTGCGACCGTCGACAAGCGCAAGGGGTTCATGGGCGTTACCGCCTTTCTTATTGAGAAGGATTTTCCCGGCTTCCGCGTGGGCCGGGATATCGAGAAAATGGGGCTCAGGACCGTACCCATGGCCGAGTTGATCCTGGAGGACTGCAAGGTGCCCGTCGAGAACCGCCTCGGCAGGGAGGGCAACGGCGCGGCGATCTTCGAGGACACCGTGGAGTGGGAGCGGGGCTGCATCATGGCCAGTCTGCTCGGCGGCATGGAGCGGCAGCTGGAGCAATGCATCAAGTATTCCAAGGAACGGAAGCAATTCGGCAAATCGATCGCGAAGTACCAGGCCATTGCCAACAAGATCGTGGACATGAAGGTCCGGATGGAGACCGCCAGGCTCCTTTTATACAAGGTGGCATGGATGAAACAGGCCCGCGGGAAGGCCGCCATGGAAGCCGCCATTGCAAAACTCTACCTGAGCGAGGCGTGGGTGCAGTCCTGTCTCGATGCCGTACAGATCCACGGCGGGTACGGGTATGCGACGGAATACGAAGTGGAACGCGATCTCCGGGATGCCGTCGGGGGCACGCTGTATTCCGGTACCTCGGAGATCCAGAAGAACATCATAGCCCGGTACCTGGGGCTTTGA
- a CDS encoding glycosyltransferase family 39 protein, with the protein MNSRDIAMANGGQTGYRYVLAFSLALGCFLRFHQIGGQPLWLDEAFSHWFSGRTIAELWTVVPRFETNPPLYYTILKLWKSVFGSSEACLRSLSAVMSIGCIPLVYLIGRLLGKSIGGEWIGAMAALLFAVAPVQIQYAQEARQYAMLTFGTTLTLCAVLWIMRHPAEACEPLFGSSSGRKPCPAAGSGWPVMLAWATVIVAVPFTLWLHNTAVLYIFTLFLIMLAWFSLQLRLNRTFLVNMTTTGAVAFLLWAPYLVFLIPQTRSASLPIPAPTVPSVVNTVVLLLLGHSISWTASVNDLVKMTAFALLIILAAAGLLNIRRRSGPYIALLLLGSTVGPILMALLFSVLFRPIFLARTLIYVSVPFFLAIAAGIMMVPGPRKRALIMVLFSLLFLKWNYTYYGNHEKAGKEPWDRVAQTVARDAREDVVLLVPNNIEIPFSYYADRMTGGSLHIVPMPFPLSDFLHPALDPERLGSDSLKAIQIRTSDIPAIDGAIARRSPVWLVTRREDLFDQHALVFNALAQKRGLVSTQQFGEISVYQFR; encoded by the coding sequence ATGAATTCCCGTGACATCGCCATGGCGAACGGAGGTCAGACCGGATATCGATACGTGCTGGCATTCTCGTTGGCGCTCGGCTGCTTCCTCAGGTTCCATCAGATCGGGGGACAGCCGCTCTGGCTCGACGAAGCCTTCAGTCACTGGTTCTCGGGCAGGACGATAGCGGAGCTCTGGACCGTTGTCCCCCGGTTCGAAACGAACCCGCCCCTGTATTACACGATCCTGAAGCTCTGGAAGAGCGTGTTCGGATCGAGTGAAGCATGCCTCAGGAGCCTGTCCGCGGTCATGAGCATCGGATGCATCCCCCTGGTCTACCTGATCGGCAGGCTCCTGGGGAAATCCATCGGCGGAGAGTGGATAGGCGCGATGGCGGCGCTCCTCTTCGCCGTGGCTCCCGTGCAGATCCAGTATGCCCAGGAGGCGCGGCAATACGCGATGCTCACCTTTGGCACAACGCTGACGCTCTGCGCGGTGCTCTGGATCATGCGCCACCCGGCTGAAGCCTGCGAGCCCCTGTTCGGGAGCTCGTCCGGCCGGAAGCCGTGCCCCGCTGCGGGAAGCGGATGGCCTGTGATGCTGGCATGGGCGACCGTCATCGTTGCGGTGCCCTTCACGCTGTGGCTCCACAATACCGCGGTCCTGTACATCTTCACGCTCTTCCTGATCATGCTGGCATGGTTCTCCCTGCAGCTGCGGCTCAATAGAACGTTCCTCGTCAATATGACGACGACAGGCGCCGTGGCTTTCCTTCTGTGGGCGCCGTACCTGGTCTTTTTGATACCCCAGACGAGGAGCGCGAGCCTTCCGATACCGGCGCCGACTGTCCCGTCCGTCGTGAATACCGTTGTCCTGCTCCTGCTTGGGCATTCGATCTCATGGACCGCCTCGGTAAACGACCTCGTGAAGATGACGGCCTTTGCACTGCTCATCATCCTTGCCGCGGCGGGGCTGCTGAATATCCGGAGACGCTCCGGTCCTTATATCGCCCTTCTCCTGCTTGGGTCGACCGTGGGCCCCATCCTTATGGCGCTCCTGTTCAGCGTTCTGTTTCGGCCCATCTTTCTTGCGAGGACGCTCATTTATGTGAGTGTGCCCTTTTTCCTGGCCATCGCCGCAGGGATCATGATGGTGCCGGGTCCGCGAAAACGCGCGCTCATCATGGTCCTGTTCTCGCTCCTGTTCCTCAAATGGAACTACACCTATTACGGGAACCACGAGAAGGCGGGGAAGGAGCCCTGGGACAGGGTCGCGCAGACCGTGGCCCGGGATGCACGGGAAGATGTCGTGCTGCTCGTTCCGAACAATATCGAGATCCCCTTTTCCTATTACGCGGACCGCATGACCGGCGGCAGCCTCCACATCGTCCCTATGCCGTTCCCCCTGTCCGATTTCCTGCACCCGGCACTCGATCCGGAGCGGCTCGGTTCGGACAGTCTCAAGGCCATACAGATCAGGACTTCCGATATTCCCGCGATCGACGGGGCGATCGCAAGACGATCGCCCGTCTGGCTGGTTACGAGGAGGGAAGATCTCTTCGACCAGCATGCACTCGTGTTCAACGCTCTAGCGCAAAAGAGGGGTCTCGTCTCAACGCAGCAGTTCGGTGAGATAAGCGTGTATCAATTCAGGTAG